One stretch of Akkermansia massiliensis DNA includes these proteins:
- a CDS encoding HdeD family acid-resistance protein, giving the protein MTTQPQVSSSAVSGNSWWMGILGVIELFLGFIALASPWIVGASFIWVIGIMLMILAVVRLVQVFTVPSSRWWNLVTAILYGIAGWFLFRDPNISLAITTLIIGWGLVIAAVFQGAIWLQTRSLPASGWRLFNVIITLILGLMVIFGWPESTAWFIGTLIAVELIFSGWTLLLYAFSGNSARR; this is encoded by the coding sequence ATGACAACTCAACCTCAAGTCAGCAGCTCCGCGGTATCCGGCAACTCATGGTGGATGGGTATCCTTGGCGTCATCGAGCTATTTCTTGGCTTCATCGCCCTGGCCTCTCCCTGGATTGTCGGGGCCAGCTTCATCTGGGTGATCGGCATCATGCTGATGATCCTGGCCGTCGTCCGGCTGGTCCAGGTCTTCACCGTCCCGTCCTCCCGCTGGTGGAACCTGGTGACGGCCATCCTGTACGGCATCGCCGGCTGGTTCCTGTTCCGGGACCCCAATATTTCCCTGGCCATCACCACGCTCATCATCGGGTGGGGCCTGGTCATCGCCGCCGTCTTCCAGGGGGCCATCTGGCTCCAGACCCGTTCCCTGCCCGCCAGCGGCTGGCGGCTCTTCAACGTGATCATCACGCTGATCCTGGGCCTCATGGTCATCTTCGGCTGGCCTGAATCCACGGCCTGGTTCATCGGCACCCTGATCGCAGTGGAACTGATCTTCTCCGGATGGACGCTGCTCCTGTACGCCTTCAGCGGCAACTCCGCCCGCCGTTAA
- a CDS encoding alpha/beta hydrolase, with protein MELFTEADHLAEARYRKLLREQPGFVWRRFSDGEELMAYVFFPPGHREGASAPSVLFFHGGMWVGKSLGDFVPWALHLAQQGIVGIIPMFRTRGAYEVEPMDILEEGREAWAWVYENAALLGLDPARITVAGSDAGGLMALHVALPDHPARWSLFRRKAPLPPGPAAVALFRGVCDLAAQSAFKLGGMMPPDQRDAVNPLRRVQKGLPPLFASHGGRDRLLPWRNSERLAELWRKKKNRSRFELLDVTDHTFYHFNVNAAYFEQLLNSWSSFMVEQGIWEYNEGMDAGLLG; from the coding sequence ATGGAATTGTTCACGGAAGCCGATCATCTGGCGGAAGCCCGGTACAGGAAACTGTTGCGGGAACAGCCCGGCTTTGTGTGGAGGCGGTTTTCAGACGGTGAGGAGCTGATGGCCTACGTCTTTTTTCCTCCTGGCCATCGAGAGGGCGCTTCCGCGCCCTCCGTGCTGTTTTTTCACGGCGGCATGTGGGTGGGAAAGAGCCTGGGGGATTTTGTGCCATGGGCGCTTCACCTTGCCCAGCAGGGAATTGTGGGGATTATTCCCATGTTCCGTACGCGCGGCGCTTATGAGGTGGAGCCGATGGATATTCTGGAAGAGGGCCGGGAAGCCTGGGCCTGGGTGTATGAAAACGCCGCCCTGCTGGGTCTGGACCCGGCCCGCATTACCGTAGCGGGGAGCGATGCGGGAGGACTGATGGCCCTGCATGTGGCCCTCCCCGACCATCCCGCGCGCTGGTCCCTGTTCCGCAGGAAGGCTCCCCTTCCGCCCGGTCCTGCCGCCGTGGCCCTGTTCCGCGGCGTGTGCGATCTGGCGGCGCAGTCCGCCTTTAAACTGGGAGGCATGATGCCCCCTGACCAGCGGGATGCCGTCAATCCCCTGCGGCGCGTGCAGAAAGGGCTGCCTCCCCTGTTCGCGAGCCATGGCGGAAGAGACAGGCTGCTGCCGTGGCGCAATAGCGAGCGGCTGGCGGAGCTGTGGCGGAAAAAGAAAAACCGCTCCAGATTTGAGCTTCTGGACGTGACGGACCACACGTTTTACCATTTCAATGTAAATGCCGCCTATTTTGAGCAATTGCTCAACAGTTGGAGTTCCTTCATGGTGGAGCAGGGCATTTGGGAATATAACGAGGGAATGGACGCCGGATTGCTGGGCTGA
- a CDS encoding Sip1-related alpha-galactosidase has translation MKAFTFPALVLAALSIWTAAAQTRISTIPPLPGKNARSLQVPPYQSFCWFAADRGRWPGDGNRVLPWFGRTAPGNLLDSKPNPSTAKPGDHAMFALFHLKDGNFMAVLPVATPDSLTWLKLDGDGKFLVESGTLGTSTAKPQPVLAVTAVDKDIYRACSAAWNKALSLPFIKGRTFPREKKVYPEPFKYLGWCSWEQYKKNISSKLLEETASQLEASPIPVRWMLVDDGFQTQEGLKLISFQTRQDKFPQGWQPLMKHKSSKLKWMGLWNCYYGLWNGIHPKHRLDAQTARGLVSTTKGKILPGDGPGGAGAFYNPFLQSVKDAGFDFVKIDVQAEYLKHADGLDNPVRHNTKCSEALEQACRKTGLSLMNCMAQGTVNIQNTRYSAITRCSIDYKLGDEAMGKSHILQSYANTLWLGQTAWPDHDMFHSTDPTSARLMAVSKAVSGGPVYLSDPADKLNPENIMPLVWSDGLLLRPLAPAVPLPDSVFLDALNENRLYRVIAPLPGQSAAVVLYNLKHPSPAEPVQGKISLGDYKNAAALLNGNAAEAYASIPAEGIAAYSAEGGRALTPAQPDLDVKLTGFKDRLFIMAPIVRGWAVIGRGDKFLSPCALAAAPEYGADSLRFRVKESGPVVVWRGKSPVKAGNVPVKNLGNGFYELQFPVSDRPLDVTVTAE, from the coding sequence ATGAAAGCATTCACGTTCCCGGCTCTTGTCCTGGCGGCCCTGAGCATCTGGACTGCCGCCGCCCAAACCCGGATATCCACCATTCCCCCGCTGCCGGGAAAAAACGCACGTTCCCTTCAGGTACCTCCCTACCAGTCCTTCTGCTGGTTCGCGGCGGACCGCGGCCGCTGGCCCGGAGACGGCAACCGGGTGCTGCCCTGGTTCGGCCGGACGGCTCCCGGCAACCTGCTGGACAGCAAGCCGAACCCCAGCACCGCCAAACCGGGGGACCACGCCATGTTTGCGCTGTTCCACCTCAAGGACGGCAATTTCATGGCCGTGCTGCCCGTCGCCACCCCTGACTCCCTCACGTGGCTGAAGCTTGACGGAGACGGCAAATTCCTTGTGGAATCCGGCACGCTGGGAACTTCCACCGCCAAACCGCAGCCCGTCCTGGCCGTCACCGCCGTGGACAAGGATATTTACCGCGCCTGCTCCGCCGCCTGGAACAAAGCCCTTTCCCTCCCCTTCATCAAGGGCAGAACCTTTCCCCGGGAAAAGAAGGTTTATCCGGAACCCTTCAAGTACCTCGGATGGTGCAGTTGGGAGCAGTATAAAAAGAACATCTCCTCCAAGCTGCTTGAAGAAACGGCCAGCCAACTGGAGGCCTCCCCCATCCCCGTCCGGTGGATGCTGGTGGACGACGGGTTCCAGACCCAGGAAGGGCTTAAGTTGATCAGCTTCCAGACCCGCCAGGACAAATTCCCGCAGGGCTGGCAGCCCCTGATGAAGCACAAAAGCTCCAAGTTGAAATGGATGGGCCTGTGGAACTGCTATTACGGCCTCTGGAACGGCATCCACCCCAAGCACCGGCTGGACGCCCAGACGGCCCGCGGGCTGGTCAGCACTACCAAGGGGAAAATCCTCCCCGGTGACGGCCCCGGAGGAGCCGGGGCGTTTTACAACCCTTTTCTCCAATCCGTCAAGGACGCCGGGTTCGACTTCGTGAAGATCGACGTGCAGGCGGAATACCTGAAGCATGCGGACGGCCTGGACAACCCGGTCCGCCACAACACCAAGTGTTCGGAAGCCTTGGAACAGGCATGCCGGAAGACGGGCCTCAGCCTGATGAATTGCATGGCGCAGGGCACCGTCAACATCCAGAATACCCGCTACAGCGCTATCACCCGGTGCAGCATTGACTACAAGCTGGGGGATGAAGCCATGGGCAAGTCCCACATCCTCCAGTCCTACGCCAATACGCTCTGGCTGGGGCAGACCGCGTGGCCGGACCATGACATGTTCCATTCCACGGACCCCACCAGCGCGCGCCTCATGGCCGTTTCCAAGGCCGTATCCGGGGGCCCCGTCTACCTTTCAGACCCGGCTGACAAGCTCAATCCGGAAAACATCATGCCCCTGGTCTGGTCCGACGGCCTTCTGCTGCGGCCGCTGGCCCCTGCCGTCCCCCTGCCGGATTCCGTCTTTCTGGATGCGCTGAACGAGAACCGCCTGTACCGGGTGATCGCCCCGCTGCCCGGCCAAAGCGCCGCCGTGGTGCTGTACAACCTCAAACACCCCTCCCCGGCGGAACCGGTGCAGGGGAAAATTTCCCTGGGGGATTATAAAAACGCGGCGGCCCTGCTGAACGGCAACGCGGCGGAAGCCTATGCCTCCATTCCGGCGGAGGGAATCGCCGCCTATTCCGCAGAGGGAGGCCGCGCGCTGACCCCGGCACAGCCGGACCTGGACGTGAAGCTAACGGGCTTCAAGGACCGCCTGTTCATCATGGCGCCCATCGTCCGGGGCTGGGCCGTCATCGGCAGGGGGGACAAATTCCTCTCTCCCTGCGCCCTGGCCGCCGCTCCGGAATACGGGGCGGACAGCCTCCGCTTCCGCGTGAAGGAATCCGGCCCGGTCGTCGTCTGGCGCGGGAAAAGCCCCGTGAAGGCAGGGAACGTTCCCGTCAAGAACCTGGGCAACGGTTTTTATGAATTGCAATTCCCCGTTTCCGACCGCCCGCTGGACGTTACCGTGACAGCCGAATGA
- a CDS encoding PEP-CTERM sorting domain-containing protein (PEP-CTERM proteins occur, often in large numbers, in the proteomes of bacteria that also encode an exosortase, a predicted intramembrane cysteine proteinase. The presence of a PEP-CTERM domain at a protein's C-terminus predicts cleavage within the sorting domain, followed by covalent anchoring to some some component of the (usually Gram-negative) cell surface. Many PEP-CTERM proteins exhibit an unusual sequence composition that includes large numbers of potential glycosylation sites. Expression of one such protein has been shown restore the ability of a bacterium to form floc, a type of biofilm.), translated as MKKTLFTASCVLVALSGLGAAATYQWTGNGDGSSWTDADNWTEAGVPPTTLGAGNSIIINSDASISTAGAGSLNYRNVDQFVLKGTGTLSNNTGGALVLGNVDMDKSFSLNSGNTQLWGNLTIDSSINSGALGGGLSTGYVWDFGLNGRLATTSLWINASGGTIQAAIDPYTTTGTVGTAVRELLGQNSSSSSGGSGFDTVDYVVRDADGNILTRADGPLEATEENVGKYWITTNGGAWANVKIHYITGAAPVPEPAAAGLSAAGLLLALLRRRRMR; from the coding sequence ATGAAGAAAACCTTATTCACTGCTTCCTGCGTCCTGGTTGCCTTGTCCGGCCTGGGCGCAGCGGCCACCTATCAGTGGACGGGAAACGGGGACGGATCCTCCTGGACGGACGCGGACAACTGGACGGAGGCCGGCGTGCCTCCTACTACTCTCGGCGCGGGAAACAGCATCATCATCAACAGTGACGCCTCCATCTCCACCGCCGGCGCGGGGAGCCTGAATTACAGGAATGTCGACCAGTTTGTTCTGAAAGGCACGGGTACTCTCAGCAACAATACGGGAGGGGCCTTGGTTTTAGGGAACGTGGACATGGACAAATCTTTTTCCCTGAACTCAGGCAATACGCAGCTCTGGGGCAACTTGACTATTGATTCCAGCATCAATTCAGGAGCGCTGGGAGGCGGGCTGTCCACGGGGTATGTTTGGGATTTCGGATTAAACGGACGTCTTGCGACGACCAGCCTCTGGATCAATGCGAGCGGGGGAACCATCCAGGCCGCCATTGATCCGTACACGACCACCGGAACCGTCGGGACTGCGGTGCGTGAACTGCTGGGGCAGAACAGTTCCTCTTCCTCGGGAGGCTCCGGGTTTGATACGGTTGACTACGTGGTCAGGGACGCTGACGGGAATATCCTGACCCGTGCGGACGGTCCGCTGGAAGCTACGGAAGAAAATGTGGGCAAGTATTGGATCACCACCAATGGGGGAGCCTGGGCCAACGTGAAGATTCATTACATCACCGGAGCGGCTCCAGTTCCGGAACCTGCTGCGGCAGGCCTTTCCGCCGCCGGTCTTCTGCTGGCCCTGCTGCGCCGCCGCCGGATGCGTTGA
- a CDS encoding DUF5009 domain-containing protein — translation MTASSSVPARSPRLHSLDALRGLDMLIILGLDALVLLLASRNPENAFLREAARQMSHAHWAGLHLYDLVFPVFVFISGVSMFFSLAKYTGGNSSAAPGLLHLWKRAFVLAFLGLLVNGTLTWTEDMRYASVLGLIGFSCAIAGTCILLCRRTGAIAAAAGGLLGLIALLQFTCGSFTPDGSVNSWVDMHWLPGRLHGGVFDPEGPLCIASASALCMGGWLAGKFLKESRLPSVRLCMAMMGAGILLFSAARMLDGAYPIIKSMWTGTFVLAAAGISLMLLSLFHLAVDAWNGGKWAKWAFPLRVIGVNALAAYLIHALLNVHELNQRIFSGAADFFPPFQPVLLAVSLLLLQWLVLLFFYRRRISFAKSPAK, via the coding sequence ATGACCGCCTCCTCTTCCGTTCCCGCCCGTTCCCCCCGGCTGCACTCCCTGGATGCCCTGCGCGGGCTGGACATGCTCATCATCCTGGGGCTGGACGCCCTGGTCCTGCTCCTGGCCTCCAGAAATCCGGAAAACGCCTTCCTCCGGGAAGCCGCGCGCCAGATGTCGCATGCCCATTGGGCAGGATTGCACCTGTATGACCTGGTGTTCCCCGTCTTCGTGTTCATCTCTGGCGTTTCCATGTTCTTCTCCCTGGCGAAATACACCGGCGGAAACTCCTCTGCGGCCCCCGGGCTTCTCCACCTTTGGAAACGGGCCTTCGTTCTGGCCTTCCTGGGCCTCCTGGTCAACGGAACGCTTACCTGGACGGAGGATATGCGTTATGCCTCCGTTCTGGGCCTGATCGGCTTTTCCTGCGCCATCGCAGGCACGTGCATCCTGCTGTGCCGCCGCACGGGAGCGATTGCCGCTGCGGCGGGAGGCCTTCTGGGCCTCATCGCCCTGCTTCAATTCACCTGCGGCAGCTTCACGCCGGACGGCTCCGTCAACTCCTGGGTGGACATGCACTGGCTTCCCGGCCGTCTGCACGGAGGCGTCTTTGATCCGGAAGGCCCCCTCTGCATCGCCTCCGCTTCCGCCCTGTGCATGGGCGGATGGCTGGCGGGAAAATTTTTGAAGGAAAGTCGCCTGCCTTCCGTCCGCCTCTGCATGGCGATGATGGGAGCGGGAATCCTCCTCTTTTCCGCCGCCCGAATGCTGGACGGCGCCTATCCCATCATTAAAAGCATGTGGACCGGCACCTTCGTTCTGGCCGCTGCCGGAATCTCCCTGATGCTCCTGTCCCTGTTCCATCTGGCCGTCGACGCATGGAACGGCGGAAAATGGGCCAAATGGGCCTTTCCCCTCCGCGTCATCGGCGTCAACGCCCTGGCCGCCTACCTCATCCACGCCCTGCTCAACGTGCATGAACTCAACCAGCGCATCTTCAGCGGCGCGGCGGACTTCTTCCCGCCTTTCCAGCCCGTATTGCTCGCCGTTTCCCTTCTCCTGCTGCAATGGCTGGTTCTGCTCTTTTTTTACAGGCGCCGCATATCCTTCGCCAAAAGCCCGGCCAAGTGA
- a CDS encoding L,D-transpeptidase, with product MPRSPLAFLLFLCVSLLLAACSSTPKTPHGKPLMKDGRYSSSYDAFVADPQYRFTRDIWYHDERIRQAQTRNSKIVIHLKDQRGVLWVNGQPAMNFPVCTGRSTHETPRGKFSIIQKDADYRSRSYGSVFDASGLCVNSDATSSSRVPSGGKFIGAKMPLWMRIHGGIGLHVGTVFRDANSHGCIRVPVEACRILFDKCGMGTTVVVQE from the coding sequence ATGCCGCGCTCCCCTCTCGCCTTTCTCCTTTTCCTGTGTGTCTCACTGCTGCTGGCTGCCTGTTCCTCCACGCCCAAGACTCCGCATGGCAAGCCGTTGATGAAGGACGGCAGGTACTCTTCTTCCTATGACGCTTTTGTAGCGGACCCCCAGTACCGCTTCACGCGCGACATCTGGTACCATGACGAGCGCATCCGGCAGGCGCAGACGCGGAACAGCAAAATCGTGATTCATTTGAAGGACCAGCGCGGCGTGCTGTGGGTCAACGGCCAGCCGGCCATGAACTTTCCCGTGTGCACCGGCAGATCCACCCATGAGACGCCCCGCGGCAAATTCTCCATCATTCAGAAGGATGCGGACTACCGCTCCCGGTCCTATGGCAGCGTGTTTGATGCAAGCGGCCTGTGCGTGAATTCGGACGCCACCTCTTCTTCCCGCGTGCCGTCCGGCGGCAAATTCATCGGCGCCAAGATGCCGCTGTGGATGCGCATTCATGGCGGGATAGGGCTGCATGTGGGCACGGTGTTCCGGGACGCCAATTCCCACGGGTGCATCCGGGTGCCTGTGGAGGCATGCCGCATTTTGTTTGACAAATGCGGCATGGGAACAACCGTAGTAGTTCAGGAATAA